A genomic segment from bacterium encodes:
- a CDS encoding homoserine dehydrogenase → MKPLALGEGNEVSVQDVAKLGIGLLGCGVVGQGVVRLVAKHPTLRLVAVAVRDAGRDRGLDPSLITTDPHQVVDHPEVRIVVEVMGGLEPARTLVLRALGQGKHVVTANKALLAHHGREILEAARAHGVEVYFEAAVGGGIPVIMPLKRGLAANAIQRVSGIINGTTNYILTRMAQDGDTFGAALGEAQRLGYAEADPTADVGGYDAAHKLAILASILSGAFVPLGAIYREGIERLTPKDLAYARELGYAVKLLGIARRVGDRLEARLHPAMIPLSHPLARIDGVTNAVTVVGDAVGEVTFSGPGAGSLPTASAVVGDVLNIAEAVTSGTPPSRLMDGLAAHEARVVPISEVETAYYLRLVTEDMPGVLGAVGSLFGGRGVSIRYFVQKEVRDGLAELVFVTHAGREQAFMEALDAIKALGALREVAALIRVEEDANGR, encoded by the coding sequence ATGAAACCCTTAGCGTTGGGTGAAGGAAACGAGGTGTCGGTGCAGGACGTGGCCAAGCTCGGAATCGGGTTGCTCGGATGCGGGGTGGTCGGGCAAGGAGTGGTGCGCCTGGTGGCGAAACACCCGACCCTGCGCCTGGTGGCGGTCGCCGTTCGCGACGCGGGGCGCGATCGCGGCCTCGATCCGTCTCTCATCACCACCGACCCGCACCAGGTCGTCGATCACCCCGAGGTCCGGATCGTGGTCGAGGTCATGGGCGGCCTGGAGCCTGCGCGAACGCTCGTCTTGCGCGCCCTTGGGCAGGGGAAGCACGTCGTCACCGCCAACAAGGCGCTGCTCGCTCATCACGGCCGCGAGATCCTCGAAGCCGCCCGCGCCCACGGGGTCGAGGTTTATTTCGAGGCGGCGGTCGGCGGGGGCATCCCCGTCATCATGCCCCTCAAGCGCGGCCTTGCCGCCAACGCCATCCAGCGCGTCAGCGGCATCATCAACGGCACCACCAACTACATCCTCACCCGCATGGCCCAGGACGGCGACACCTTCGGGGCGGCCCTCGGCGAGGCCCAGCGCCTGGGCTACGCCGAGGCGGATCCCACCGCGGACGTGGGCGGCTACGATGCGGCCCACAAGCTCGCCATCCTCGCCTCGATCCTCTCGGGGGCCTTCGTGCCCCTCGGCGCCATCTACCGCGAGGGCATCGAGCGCCTGACGCCCAAGGACCTCGCCTATGCCCGTGAGCTGGGCTACGCGGTCAAGCTGCTCGGCATCGCCCGCCGCGTGGGCGATCGCCTCGAAGCCCGTCTCCATCCCGCCATGATCCCCCTTTCGCACCCGCTGGCGCGCATCGACGGGGTCACCAACGCCGTCACGGTGGTGGGCGACGCGGTCGGCGAGGTCACCTTCTCGGGGCCCGGGGCCGGCTCGCTGCCCACCGCGAGTGCCGTGGTGGGGGATGTCCTGAACATCGCCGAGGCCGTCACGAGCGGCACGCCGCCGAGCCGCCTGATGGACGGCCTTGCTGCCCACGAGGCTCGGGTGGTGCCCATCTCCGAGGTCGAGACGGCCTACTACTTGCGATTGGTGACCGAGGACATGCCGGGGGTGCTCGGAGCGGTCGGCTCCCTTTTCGGAGGGCGAGGCGTCTCGATTCGGTACTTCGTCCAGAAGGAAGTGCGCGATGGCTTGGCTGAGCTGGTCTTCGTCACGCACGCGGGGCGCGAGCAGGCCTTCATGGAGGCGCTCGACGCGATCAAGGCCCTTGGCGCCCTCAGGGAAGTGGCGGCACTCATCCGGGTGGAGGAGGATGCGAATGGACGTTAA
- a CDS encoding PHP domain-containing protein: MKADLHLHTTHSDGRHTPEALVLAAARAGLSAIAITDHDTTDALEEAAAAIAAHGLKLELVSGVEVTAMHGEQELHILGYFVDPLTPGWCEAMAAQQREREQRAAAFVAALAAHGVSLSLEAVQRQAGDGAIGRPHVARALVEAGVCNTEQQAFDRYLNPGCPTFVPRGALTPAEAIALIHAAGGVASLAHPRSVPLSEAGETGETLLEYLVASGLDALEVVHPSATSLLRAHYGRLAAEHGLLVTGGSDDHGPRPGHASRLGGESIPYAWLAALRARRPGSIRGVAANYARPLPESFYNGTIKQRSQFQ, from the coding sequence ATGAAAGCCGATCTCCACCTCCACACCACCCACTCCGACGGGCGTCACACCCCGGAGGCCCTCGTTCTGGCGGCTGCGCGCGCGGGGCTCTCGGCCATCGCCATCACCGACCACGACACGACCGACGCCCTCGAAGAGGCGGCGGCTGCGATCGCCGCCCACGGCCTCAAGCTCGAGCTCGTGTCGGGGGTCGAGGTCACGGCGATGCACGGCGAGCAGGAGCTGCACATCCTCGGCTACTTCGTCGACCCGCTGACTCCAGGCTGGTGCGAGGCCATGGCCGCTCAGCAGCGCGAGCGCGAGCAGCGGGCCGCCGCCTTCGTCGCGGCCCTTGCCGCCCACGGCGTCTCGCTCTCGCTCGAGGCCGTCCAGCGCCAGGCGGGGGATGGGGCCATCGGGCGGCCTCACGTGGCTCGCGCCCTGGTGGAGGCCGGTGTCTGCAACACCGAGCAGCAGGCCTTCGACCGTTACCTCAACCCCGGCTGCCCGACCTTCGTGCCGCGCGGGGCCCTGACCCCCGCCGAGGCGATCGCCTTGATCCATGCGGCCGGCGGGGTCGCCTCGCTCGCCCATCCGCGCAGCGTCCCCCTGAGCGAAGCGGGAGAGACGGGTGAGACCTTGCTTGAATACCTGGTGGCCTCCGGCCTGGATGCGCTGGAGGTGGTGCACCCGTCGGCCACCTCGCTGCTGCGCGCCCACTACGGGCGCCTTGCGGCCGAGCACGGCCTGCTGGTGACGGGGGGCTCGGACGACCACGGTCCGAGGCCCGGGCACGCGAGCCGCCTTGGAGGCGAGAGCATCCCATACGCCTGGCTGGCGGCGCTTCGCGCGCGGCGTCCTGGAAGCATCCGCGGGGTTGCGGCAAATTACGCTAGACCTTTGCCGGAAAGCTTCTATAATGGGACCATCAAGCAACGGTCCCAGTTTCAATGA
- the tatC gene encoding twin-arginine translocase subunit TatC, with protein MTTPEHEQLAPRDRRPGEMTFVEHLEELRWRIVKSLAALAAGFGLAFVFARTLMAWLSVPAGNVSFIFTSPAEYFMASLKVAFFAGLYLALPVILYQLVAFVAPGLNPSERRWVLPVVVGSFLLFTAGGAFAYYALLPAGLHFLLGFAPSTVAPMLSIGTYLGFAASLLFAAGFIFELPLVLLALSWIGVLSSAMLAKFRKVAIVLALAIGAIITPSADIFSQLMLAGALVLLYELSVWLIRLTGK; from the coding sequence TTGACCACCCCCGAGCACGAGCAACTTGCGCCGCGCGATCGCCGCCCCGGCGAGATGACTTTCGTCGAGCACCTCGAGGAGCTGCGCTGGCGCATCGTCAAATCACTCGCCGCCCTCGCGGCGGGCTTCGGCCTCGCCTTCGTCTTCGCTCGGACCCTGATGGCTTGGCTCTCGGTGCCCGCGGGCAACGTGAGCTTCATCTTCACCTCGCCGGCCGAGTACTTCATGGCGAGCCTCAAGGTCGCCTTCTTCGCGGGGCTGTACCTGGCTTTGCCGGTGATCCTCTACCAGCTGGTGGCCTTCGTGGCCCCGGGGCTCAACCCCTCCGAGCGGCGCTGGGTGCTGCCCGTCGTCGTGGGCTCCTTTTTGCTCTTCACCGCGGGCGGGGCCTTCGCCTACTACGCCCTCTTGCCGGCGGGTCTGCACTTCCTTCTGGGCTTCGCGCCGTCCACCGTGGCTCCGATGCTCTCGATCGGGACCTACCTGGGCTTTGCGGCCTCGCTGCTCTTCGCCGCAGGCTTCATCTTCGAGCTGCCGCTCGTTCTCTTGGCGCTTTCGTGGATTGGGGTGCTCTCGTCGGCCATGCTGGCCAAGTTCCGAAAGGTGGCGATCGTGCTCGCGCTCGCCATCGGGGCGATCATCACCCCTTCGGCGGACATCTTCAGCCAGTTGATGCTGGCGGGCGCGCTGGTGCTGCTCTACGAACTGAGCGTCTGGCTCATCCGCCTCACGGGCAAATAG
- a CDS encoding phosphate/phosphite/phosphonate ABC transporter substrate-binding protein produces the protein MTFSLRPLLGLGMALAAAITLVAHSHPAEAYKPRVLRMGFVPSENVQEVMRNAQPIVAMMRKELGADVVPFVATDYTGVIEAMRAKRLDVAFFAPGAYVLAERQAKAKVILKVVRGDKDVFYAAIITNKATGIKSLKDLKGKSFAFVDPASLSGSLYPKVMLLDEGINPERDFKRVVYAGGHDATVLAVLRRQVDAGATFANDTTGHHGAWDEFLKDPKQRSQIQVVAYSRPVPADNIAVAADLDPQWVARIRAALLKISASPQGRAQLKKIYHIDGFKAATPAEYAPVREVFDRVGFKSR, from the coding sequence GTGACTTTCTCGCTCCGTCCGCTGCTAGGTCTCGGCATGGCGCTGGCCGCGGCGATTACCCTGGTTGCGCACTCCCATCCGGCCGAGGCTTACAAGCCCCGCGTCCTGCGGATGGGCTTCGTCCCGTCCGAGAACGTCCAGGAAGTCATGCGCAACGCGCAGCCCATCGTGGCCATGATGCGCAAGGAGCTGGGTGCCGACGTGGTGCCCTTCGTGGCCACCGACTACACCGGCGTCATCGAGGCCATGCGCGCCAAGCGCCTGGACGTGGCCTTCTTCGCTCCCGGCGCCTACGTGCTTGCCGAGCGCCAGGCCAAGGCCAAGGTGATCCTCAAGGTCGTGCGGGGCGACAAGGACGTCTTCTACGCCGCGATCATCACCAACAAGGCCACGGGCATCAAGTCTCTCAAGGACCTCAAGGGCAAGAGCTTCGCCTTCGTGGACCCGGCCTCGCTGTCGGGCTCGCTCTACCCCAAGGTCATGCTCCTCGACGAGGGCATCAACCCCGAACGCGACTTCAAGCGGGTGGTCTACGCCGGCGGCCACGACGCGACGGTGCTCGCCGTCCTCAGGCGCCAGGTGGACGCCGGGGCGACCTTCGCCAACGACACGACCGGCCATCACGGCGCCTGGGACGAGTTCCTCAAGGACCCCAAGCAGCGTTCCCAGATCCAGGTGGTGGCTTACTCGCGGCCGGTGCCCGCCGACAACATCGCGGTGGCCGCCGATCTCGACCCCCAGTGGGTGGCGCGGATCCGCGCGGCCCTGCTCAAGATCAGCGCCTCGCCCCAGGGTCGGGCGCAGCTCAAGAAGATCTACCATATCGACGGCTTCAAGGCCGCCACGCCGGCCGAGTACGCCCCGGTGCGCGAGGTGTTCGACCGGGTGGGGTTCAAGAGCCGGTAG
- the raiA gene encoding ribosome-associated translation inhibitor RaiA — translation MELVIKGHHVEVTDALRDYADKKVGRVVRNVDGVIETQVELSVNKNPSVPDNQIVEVTLFAKGTVIRAEVSTESMYASLDLVADKLERQIRRYRQKLNGHDRHHRQKTATAVAAEPMVEATEEVEREIVRSKSFPVLPMSPDDAAVQMELLGHNFFMFINQFTSQVNVIYHRKDGNYGLIEPTA, via the coding sequence ATGGAACTCGTGATCAAAGGACATCATGTCGAGGTGACGGACGCGCTGCGCGACTACGCCGACAAGAAGGTCGGTCGTGTCGTCCGTAACGTGGATGGGGTCATCGAAACGCAGGTCGAGCTCTCGGTCAACAAGAACCCGAGCGTGCCCGACAACCAGATCGTCGAAGTCACCCTGTTCGCCAAGGGCACGGTGATCCGCGCCGAGGTCAGCACCGAGAGCATGTACGCCTCGCTCGACCTGGTCGCCGACAAGCTCGAGCGCCAGATTCGTCGCTATCGCCAGAAGCTCAACGGTCACGATCGCCACCACCGTCAGAAGACGGCCACGGCGGTGGCCGCCGAGCCGATGGTCGAGGCCACCGAAGAGGTCGAACGCGAGATCGTTCGCTCCAAGTCCTTCCCGGTCCTGCCCATGTCGCCGGATGACGCGGCGGTCCAGATGGAGCTGTTGGGTCACAACTTCTTCATGTTCATCAACCAGTTCACCAGCCAGGTGAACGTGATCTACCACCGCAAGGACGGCAACTACGGCCTGATCGAGCCGACCGCCTAG
- a CDS encoding threonine synthase gives MDVKHAGRAWPGLIEAYREFLPVTSETPVVTLHEGWTPLVRLERLTEAIGLPRLRLYAKLEGANPTGSFKDRGMTMAVTKAKEAGSEALICASTGNTSAAMAAYAARAGMRCYMLVPDGYVALGKLAQGIHYGAKVIPVKGNFDAALALVRAISAHYPVTLVNSVNPFRIEGQKTAAFELCDQLGEAPDMLAIPVGNAGNITAYWKGFKEYREAGKSEATPRMLGFQAAGAAPIVLGRVVEHPETVATAIRIGNPASWQGAEDAVTESSGLIRDVKDAEILEAYRMLGRLEGLFCEPASAASVAGVIKLAREGYFTGDERVACVLTGNGLKDPDTAMGAIDQAPVPVEAEEEAVLAAMGFV, from the coding sequence ATGGACGTTAAGCACGCGGGCCGCGCCTGGCCCGGTCTGATCGAAGCCTACAGGGAATTCCTGCCCGTTACCTCTGAAACGCCCGTGGTGACCCTCCACGAGGGCTGGACGCCCCTGGTGCGCCTGGAGCGCCTGACCGAAGCCATCGGCCTGCCGAGGCTGCGCCTCTACGCTAAGCTCGAAGGGGCGAATCCCACCGGATCTTTCAAGGATCGGGGCATGACCATGGCCGTCACCAAGGCCAAAGAGGCAGGCTCCGAGGCCCTGATCTGCGCTTCGACGGGTAACACCTCGGCGGCGATGGCGGCCTACGCGGCACGGGCCGGCATGCGCTGCTACATGCTGGTACCGGACGGCTACGTGGCCCTCGGCAAGCTCGCCCAGGGCATCCACTACGGCGCGAAGGTCATCCCGGTCAAGGGCAACTTCGACGCGGCCCTCGCCCTGGTGCGCGCCATCTCGGCCCACTACCCGGTGACGCTCGTCAACAGCGTCAACCCCTTCCGCATCGAGGGTCAGAAGACCGCAGCCTTCGAGCTCTGCGATCAGCTGGGCGAAGCCCCCGATATGCTCGCTATCCCGGTGGGTAACGCGGGTAACATCACGGCCTATTGGAAGGGCTTCAAGGAGTACCGCGAGGCCGGCAAGAGCGAGGCGACCCCGCGCATGCTGGGCTTCCAGGCCGCCGGAGCGGCCCCTATTGTTCTGGGCCGGGTCGTCGAGCACCCCGAGACCGTCGCCACCGCCATCCGCATCGGCAACCCCGCGAGCTGGCAGGGCGCCGAGGACGCCGTGACGGAGTCGAGCGGGCTCATCCGGGACGTGAAAGATGCCGAGATCCTCGAGGCCTATCGCATGCTCGGGCGTCTGGAGGGGCTCTTCTGCGAGCCGGCCTCGGCGGCCTCGGTGGCCGGAGTTATCAAGCTTGCCCGCGAAGGCTACTTTACGGGCGACGAGCGCGTCGCCTGCGTGCTGACGGGCAACGGCCTCAAGGATCCGGACACGGCCATGGGGGCGATCGATCAGGCCCCCGTCCCGGTCGAGGCCGAAGAGGAGGCCGTGCTCGCCGCCATGGGCTTTGTTTAG
- a CDS encoding stage V sporulation protein S codes for MEVFKVSAKSSPSAVAGALAGALREKGRAEMQAIGAGALNQAIKAVAIARGYVAPAGMDLICIPAFIDIAIEGEERTAIKLIVEPR; via the coding sequence GTGGAGGTTTTCAAGGTTTCCGCCAAGTCCAGCCCGAGCGCGGTGGCCGGTGCCCTCGCGGGGGCGTTGCGCGAGAAGGGCCGGGCCGAGATGCAGGCCATCGGGGCCGGTGCCCTCAACCAGGCGATCAAGGCGGTCGCCATCGCCCGGGGCTACGTGGCTCCCGCCGGCATGGACCTGATCTGCATCCCCGCCTTCATCGACATCGCCATCGAGGGCGAAGAGCGCACCGCCATCAAGCTGATCGTCGAGCCCCGCTGA
- a CDS encoding peptidase S8: protein MAKPLHSLTTTILLAVTMSVLGCAGAGPVPSEGAAISGKAQVFSVDGEAQLLLKPKEGRTFRSPVGRSLGSIEDLGVQIYSVPANQLSKTLASLQADPNIEYAEPSYQMKAFDLPSRDEGTPNDTLYAQQYAPQIVQAPQAWRTSKGSGMVIAVLDTGLDTTHPEFAGRVVTGFNAITRKSDVRDDHGHGTHCAGVAVAAANNGQGVAGIAPDAKIMPIKVLAADGAGSDAYVARGIAWAVKNGADVISLSLGGPGENKTLAAAVQSALSKGVPVVSAMGNDGSGEKAFPAAYPGVIAVGATNAKDQTADFSQYGNWISVTAPGVQILSTFPTYKVTLNEYGFGLNYAVLDGTSMATPAVAGLAALMRARYGRKLTPAQLKAKLEGAADKVAGQSAFDPHFGNGRVNAARALQ from the coding sequence ATGGCCAAGCCCCTGCACTCTCTGACGACCACCATCCTGTTGGCGGTGACGATGAGCGTGCTCGGCTGCGCCGGCGCGGGGCCCGTGCCCTCCGAGGGTGCCGCGATCTCGGGGAAGGCCCAGGTCTTCAGCGTCGACGGCGAGGCGCAATTGCTCTTGAAGCCCAAGGAGGGCCGGACCTTCCGCTCGCCCGTGGGCCGCTCGCTCGGCTCCATTGAGGACCTGGGGGTCCAGATCTACTCGGTCCCCGCGAACCAACTCTCAAAGACCCTCGCCTCCCTGCAGGCCGACCCGAACATCGAGTACGCCGAGCCTTCCTACCAGATGAAGGCCTTCGACCTGCCTTCGCGTGACGAGGGGACCCCGAACGACACCCTCTACGCCCAGCAGTACGCCCCCCAGATCGTGCAGGCCCCTCAGGCCTGGCGCACGAGCAAGGGGAGCGGCATGGTCATCGCCGTGCTGGATACGGGCCTCGACACCACGCACCCCGAGTTCGCCGGGCGCGTGGTCACGGGCTTCAACGCCATCACCCGCAAGAGCGACGTCAGGGACGACCACGGCCACGGCACCCACTGCGCCGGGGTCGCGGTGGCGGCGGCCAACAACGGCCAGGGCGTGGCGGGCATCGCCCCGGACGCCAAGATTATGCCCATCAAGGTATTGGCGGCTGATGGGGCGGGTTCCGATGCCTACGTGGCGCGGGGGATCGCCTGGGCCGTCAAGAACGGCGCCGACGTGATCAGCCTCAGCCTCGGGGGCCCCGGCGAGAACAAGACCCTGGCTGCCGCGGTCCAGTCCGCCCTCTCCAAGGGGGTGCCGGTGGTTTCGGCCATGGGCAACGACGGCAGCGGCGAGAAAGCCTTCCCCGCGGCCTATCCCGGCGTGATCGCGGTGGGCGCCACCAACGCCAAGGACCAGACGGCCGATTTCTCCCAGTACGGCAACTGGATCTCGGTGACCGCCCCCGGCGTTCAGATTCTTTCGACCTTCCCGACCTACAAGGTCACCCTCAACGAGTACGGCTTCGGGCTCAACTACGCGGTCCTCGACGGGACTTCGATGGCGACGCCCGCGGTGGCCGGCTTGGCCGCGCTCATGCGCGCGCGCTACGGCCGCAAGCTGACGCCCGCCCAGCTCAAGGCGAAGCTGGAGGGGGCGGCGGACAAGGTGGCCGGCCAATCGGCCTTCGACCCTCACTTCGGCAACGGGCGCGTGAACGCAGCGCGTGCCCTGCAGTAG
- a CDS encoding TIGR00282 family metallophosphoesterase, with protein sequence MSAHPNAFHVVLIGDVVGHPGHQAIVKGLPRLRKQLPVDLVIANGENASGGFGLQEKTYHLLRDAGVDVITLGNHAWDKKEIFDYIDDADRVVRPANYPPGTPGRGHTVVQVKGTSVAVMQLMGRAFINIGDCPFQVAERELKKLKTQAKIIIVDMHAEASSEKLGMAFMLDGQVSAVIGTHTHVQTADEQIFPRGTGYITDAGMTGPRDSILGIRPELALKRMRQHLPVRFEVAEEEGVFSAVWLAIDPQTGRTLQIQRIHYR encoded by the coding sequence ATGTCGGCGCATCCGAATGCCTTTCATGTGGTCCTCATCGGGGACGTGGTCGGGCATCCAGGCCACCAGGCCATCGTCAAAGGCCTGCCGCGCCTGCGCAAGCAGCTCCCGGTCGATCTGGTGATCGCCAACGGTGAGAACGCCTCCGGCGGCTTCGGTCTCCAGGAGAAGACCTACCACCTCCTGCGCGACGCCGGGGTGGACGTGATCACCCTCGGCAACCACGCCTGGGACAAGAAGGAAATCTTCGACTACATCGACGACGCGGATCGCGTCGTGAGACCGGCCAACTACCCGCCCGGCACCCCCGGGCGCGGCCACACCGTGGTCCAGGTCAAGGGCACGTCGGTCGCCGTGATGCAGCTGATGGGCCGCGCCTTCATCAACATCGGGGACTGCCCGTTCCAGGTGGCCGAGCGCGAGCTCAAGAAGCTCAAGACCCAGGCCAAGATCATCATCGTGGACATGCATGCCGAGGCCTCCTCCGAGAAACTTGGGATGGCCTTCATGCTCGACGGTCAAGTGAGTGCCGTGATCGGCACTCATACTCACGTTCAGACCGCCGACGAGCAAATTTTTCCGCGTGGAACCGGGTATATAACGGATGCGGGCATGACCGGGCCCCGCGACTCCATCCTCGGGATCCGGCCGGAGCTCGCCCTGAAGCGCATGCGCCAGCATCTGCCGGTTCGTTTCGAGGTCGCCGAGGAGGAAGGGGTCTTCTCGGCCGTGTGGCTCGCCATCGATCCCCAGACCGGACGCACGCTCCAGATCCAGCGCATCCACTACCGCTAG